One genomic segment of Ipomoea triloba cultivar NCNSP0323 chromosome 9, ASM357664v1 includes these proteins:
- the LOC116030279 gene encoding uncharacterized protein LOC116030279: protein MDNDFVRPISSRANRRPDRANHQSRDGEAQFLLGGKLYQDYQMKILWKKGFIRLVLVAGIIWMFLICIVLLFHLWSCQSSFAFFSALCNKDSKFFGMLNTMGLVTPPHRCPIPVADNTDKIVIPEQKSTENFVQSLSYVVENVTVHSGSSSLPLFGGNQTWKQRDESFKVKPSMKVHCGFMPKGGAEMDKKDIEYAKKCRFVVASGIFDGYDTPHEPSNVSARSQKLFCFLMTVDEVSLDFIKKNVTVREDNDGGLWVGIWRLVLLKNPPYDEPRRNGKVPKILTHRLFPQAQYSIWIDGKMELIVDPLLMLERYLWRGKHTFAIAQHKHHQSIYEEADANKRRKRYARPLIDLHMKIYRYEGMEPWNPDKGTVSDVPEGAVIVREHTAMNNLFSCLWFNEVNLFTPRDQLSFGYVVYRLGGKFKFLMFPNCEYYSIFILHPHTREHSSKVEWVKSLDEFKKDSSGLKESRGGFGLWSPYPGNLKSVVLPNVTRKSKAG, encoded by the exons ATGGGGAGGCTCAGTTCCTTTTAGGTGGAAAGTTGTATCAGGATTACCAAATGAAGATATTATGGAAAAAGGGCTTTATCCGTCTGGTTCTTGTGGCAGGGATTATTTGGATGTTTCTTATCTGCATTGTATTGTTATTTCACCTCTGGTCTTGCCAGtcttcttttgctttcttttcaG CTCTTTGTAACAAAGATAGCAAGTTTTTTGGTATGTTGAACACAATGGGACTCGTGACACCCCCACACC GTTGTCCAATTCCTGTGGCAGATAACACAGATAAAATAGTTATTCCTGAACAAAAATCTACTGAAAATTTTGTTCAGAGTCTCTCCTATGTTGTGGAAAATGTTACAGTACATAGTGGATCTAGTTCACTTCCTCTATTTGGAGGAAATCAAACATGGAAGCAAAGAGATGAAAGTTTTAAAGTGAAGCCAAGCATGAAA GTGCATTGTGGTTTTATGCCAAAGGGTGGTGCAGAAATGGATAAGAAAGACATCGAGTATGCAAAGAAGTGTCGGTTTGTGGTTGCCTCCGGCATTTTTGACGGATACGATACACCTCACGAACCATCAAACGTCAGTGCACGTTCTCAGAAGCTCTTTTGCTTTCTTATGACAGTGGATGAAGTATCTCTTGACTTCATCAAGAAAAATGTCACGGTCAGAGAGGATAATGATGGTGGACTGTGGGTGGGTATCTGGCGTCTAGTTCTACTGAAAAATCCACCTTATGATGAGCCTAGAAGGAATGGGAAAGTTCCTAAGATATTGACACACAGGTTATTCCCTCAAGCACAATACAGCATTTGGATTGATGGTAAAATGGAGTTAATAGTTGATCCATTGCTTATGCTTGAAAG ATACTTGTGGCGTGGTAAGCATACATTTGCAATAGCTCAGCACAAGCATCATCAGAGTATATATGAGGAGGCGGATGCAAACAAACGGAGAAAGCGTTATGCTCGACCACTTATTGATCTTCATATGAAAATATATCGTTATGAGGGAATGGAACCATGGAATCCAGATAAAGGCACAGTTAGTG ATGTTCCCGAAGGAGCAGTTATTGTACGAGAACACACTGCAATGAACAACTTGTTTAGTTGCTTATGGTTCAACGAAGTCAACTTGTTCACACCACGAGATCAGCTGAGCTTCGGTTATGTTGTTTACAGGCTGGGGGGcaagttcaaatttttaatgtttccAAACTGTGAATACTACTCGATCTTTATTTTACACCCTCACACGCGGGAGCATTCATCTAAAGTGGAGTGGGTGAAATCTTTGGATGAATTTAAGAAGGATAGTAGTGGTTTGAAAGAGAGTAGAGGAGGATTTGGATTGTGGAGCCCTTATCCGGGGAATCTGAAATCAGTTGTATTACCAAATGTAACAAGAAAATCAAAAgctggatga
- the LOC116030586 gene encoding protein CHAPERONE-LIKE PROTEIN OF POR1, chloroplastic — MATPLSVRPNRTIIGIHPPGSSRRRSLCRRSYSIHATNRLKKLGVVFISRRRTLDTALYAGSRADDSAPFEMSVENALKLLGVTEGASFEDILRAKNSIIAACKDDAETIAKVEAAYDMLLMQSLSQRRAGKVVDKSVRYADVKSNAPRMDSMPKWLKTSVRNSPVSFETPSTRELAVQAGVYGALMVLTYANGASSSSEAAYAGADVPGLILATSFGATLYFMTKKNVKLGKASLITIGGLVAGAVVGSAVESWLQVDVVPFLGIHSPATVVGEFVLISQLLVSLYLR, encoded by the exons ATGGCCACACCTCTATCGGTCCGACCGAACCGCACCATCATCGGCATCCACCCCCCCGGCTCATCCCGCCGCAGGTCGCTCTGCCGCCGCTCCTACTCGATTCACGCTACTAACAGGCTCAAGAAACTCGGCGTTGTATTCATCTCCCGCCGCCGAACCTTAGACACCGCTCTCTATGCCGGCTCCAGAGCAGACGACTCAGCTCCGTTCGAGATGTCCGTCGAGAACGCCCTCAAGCTGCTGGGAGTCACGGAGGGAGCGTCCTTCGAAGATATTCTTCGTGCCAAGAATTCGATTATCGCTGCCTGTAAGGATGACGCAGAAACAATTGCAAAG GTGGAGGCTGCATATGATATGCTGCTTATGCAGAGCTTGTCACAGAGGAGAGCTGGAAAAGTTGTTGATAAATCTGTCCGTTACGCAGATGTTAAATCTAATGCTCCTAGAATGGACTCAATGCCCAAGTGGTTAAAGACTAGTGTCCGGAACTCACCCGTTTCATTTGAAACACCATCTACTCGTGAGCTGGCTGTCCAAGCTGGGGTCTATGGAGCCCTAATGGTCTTAACATATGCCAATGGAGCCTCATCATCTTCTGAAGCAGCATATGCTGGAGCAGATGTTCCTGGGTTGATTTTAGCCACTAGTTTTGGAGCAACCTTGTACTTCATGACCAAGAAAAATGTCAAGTTGG GGAAAGCAAGTCTTATTACAATTGGTGGACTTGTGGCTGGGGCAGTGGTTGGCTCTGCAGTTGAGAGTTGGTTGCAAGTAGATGTTGTACCATTTCTTGGCATACACAGCCCTGCAACTGTTGTGGGTGAATTTGTACTTATCTCTCAATTGTTGGTCTCCTTGTATTTAAGGTAG